In Sulfitobacter sp. W027, a single window of DNA contains:
- the hisB gene encoding imidazoleglycerol-phosphate dehydratase HisB — protein MRRSTLTRTTAETDITVEINLDGSGSYDNETGVGFFDHMLDQLSRHSLIDIKVRAKGDLHIDDHHTVEDVGITLGQALTQALGDKRGIRRYGSCLLAMDDAQIRCALDLSARPFLIWNVDFPTSSIGTFDTELVREFFQALSTHGGITLHVDALHGFNSHHIAEAAFKSVARALREAVETDPRKADAIPSTKGAL, from the coding sequence ATGCGTCGCAGCACCCTGACCCGCACCACCGCCGAGACTGACATCACTGTCGAGATCAATCTCGACGGGAGTGGCAGCTATGACAATGAGACCGGCGTGGGCTTCTTTGACCATATGCTCGACCAATTGTCGCGCCATTCGCTGATCGATATCAAGGTCCGCGCTAAGGGCGACCTGCACATCGACGACCACCACACCGTCGAAGACGTGGGCATTACGCTGGGCCAAGCGCTGACCCAAGCGCTCGGCGATAAACGCGGCATCCGCCGCTACGGGTCTTGCCTGCTGGCGATGGACGACGCGCAGATCCGCTGTGCGCTCGACCTATCGGCGCGGCCCTTTTTGATCTGGAACGTGGATTTCCCGACCAGCAGCATCGGCACATTCGACACCGAACTGGTGCGCGAGTTTTTCCAAGCGCTCAGCACCCATGGCGGCATCACCCTGCATGTCGACGCACTTCATGGTTTTAACAGCCACCACATCGCCGAAGCGGCCTTCAAATCCGTCGCCCGCGCGCTGCGCGAAGCCGTCGAGACTGACCCCCGCAAAGCGGACGCGATCCCCTCGACCAAGGGTGCCTTGTGA
- the hisH gene encoding imidazole glycerol phosphate synthase subunit HisH: MLTAIIDYESGNLHSAHKAFERMARETDAGEVFVTADADVVASADRLVLPGDGAFPACMAALKGAGGLYDAMVEAVEEKGRPFLGICVGMQLMASMGREYKNTPGLGWIGGEVTQITPADPKLKVPHMGWNDLVIDHDHAVFDGLQTGDHTYFVHSYHMAVANPAERLAHVDYGGEVTAIIGRDTMLGMQFHPEKSQTTGLRLISNFLNWKP, translated from the coding sequence ATGCTGACAGCCATTATCGACTACGAATCCGGCAACCTGCATTCGGCCCACAAGGCCTTTGAACGCATGGCCCGTGAGACCGACGCGGGCGAAGTCTTCGTCACCGCTGATGCCGATGTCGTGGCCAGCGCCGACCGATTGGTGCTCCCCGGCGACGGCGCCTTCCCGGCCTGTATGGCGGCCTTGAAAGGTGCAGGCGGCCTCTATGACGCGATGGTCGAAGCAGTTGAAGAGAAGGGTCGTCCCTTCCTTGGCATATGCGTGGGCATGCAGCTGATGGCAAGCATGGGCCGCGAGTACAAAAACACCCCCGGTCTTGGCTGGATTGGCGGCGAGGTGACCCAGATCACCCCTGCCGATCCCAAGCTCAAAGTGCCGCATATGGGTTGGAACGATCTGGTCATCGACCATGACCACGCGGTCTTCGACGGGTTGCAAACCGGAGACCATACCTATTTCGTGCACAGTTACCACATGGCCGTAGCAAACCCCGCAGAACGTCTGGCGCATGTTGATTACGGCGGCGAAGTCACGGCCATCATTGGCCGCGACACGATGTTGGGCATGCAGTTCCACCCGGAGAAAAGCCAGACCACCGGGCTGCGGCTGATCTCGAATTTCCTGAACTGGAAGCCTTAA
- a CDS encoding DUF2147 domain-containing protein: MKKLFAAALVGLGLTSAAYAAGPAIGVWQTQVDDGAYAHVKMAPCGDAVCGTIARTFNDGGEYKSPNIGKTLVIDMKPEGGGKYAGKVWRPSNGKIYIGKMDVSGNSLKLSGCVAGGLICSKQTWARIK; the protein is encoded by the coding sequence ATGAAGAAGCTTTTTGCAGCGGCCCTTGTGGGCCTTGGCTTGACCAGCGCGGCCTATGCGGCGGGTCCGGCAATCGGGGTTTGGCAAACTCAGGTAGATGATGGCGCCTATGCCCATGTGAAAATGGCCCCTTGCGGCGACGCAGTCTGCGGCACAATCGCGCGTACGTTCAACGACGGCGGTGAGTATAAATCACCAAACATTGGCAAGACGCTTGTGATCGACATGAAACCTGAAGGCGGCGGTAAATACGCCGGCAAAGTCTGGCGCCCATCGAATGGCAAAATTTACATCGGCAAGATGGATGTCTCCGGCAATTCGCTAAAGCTTTCGGGCTGCGTTGCCGGCGGACTGATCTGTTCGAAGCAGACATGGGCACGCATTAAGTAA
- the hisA gene encoding 1-(5-phosphoribosyl)-5-[(5-phosphoribosylamino)methylideneamino]imidazole-4-carboxamide isomerase has translation MILYPAIDLKDGQAVRLVHGDMDRATVFNDDPAAQALSFVDAGCEWLHLVDLNGAFAGTPVNAAPVEAILKACKVPAQLGGGIRDMATIESWLDKGLARVILGTVAVENPDLVREAAAAFPGHVAVGIDARNGRVATKGWATETDVMATDLAKSFEDAGVAAIIYTDINRDGAMGGPNVSATADLARAVSIPVIASGGVSSLDDLAALRDTGVIEGAISGRALYDGAIDLATAMQMLKG, from the coding sequence ATGATCCTCTATCCCGCCATCGATCTCAAAGACGGTCAGGCCGTGCGCCTTGTGCATGGTGACATGGACCGTGCCACTGTCTTTAACGACGATCCCGCAGCACAGGCACTTAGCTTTGTAGACGCGGGCTGCGAGTGGCTGCATCTGGTTGATCTCAATGGCGCCTTTGCCGGGACACCGGTGAATGCAGCCCCGGTTGAGGCGATCCTGAAGGCCTGCAAGGTTCCGGCACAATTGGGCGGCGGCATTCGCGATATGGCGACCATTGAGAGCTGGCTCGATAAGGGTCTGGCGCGTGTCATCCTTGGAACCGTAGCTGTGGAAAACCCCGATCTGGTGCGGGAGGCTGCCGCCGCTTTCCCCGGTCATGTGGCCGTTGGGATTGACGCGCGAAACGGGCGTGTTGCGACCAAAGGTTGGGCGACAGAGACCGATGTTATGGCCACTGACCTCGCCAAATCCTTTGAAGACGCAGGCGTGGCGGCGATCATCTATACCGATATTAACCGCGATGGCGCGATGGGCGGGCCGAATGTCAGCGCCACCGCCGATCTGGCGCGGGCCGTGTCGATCCCGGTGATTGCCTCGGGGGGCGTGTCCTCGCTCGATGATCTGGCAGCACTGCGCGATACAGGCGTGATCGAAGGCGCGATCTCGGGCCGGGCGCTTTATGATGGGGCGATTGATCTGGCGACTGCCATGCAAATGTTAAAGGGCTGA